Within the uncultured Bacteroides sp. genome, the region GGAGCATTTTCATTTATTCCAGCTGCATTTGTGCATTCTGCTGTACCGTTTTTAATTGCTCTTTTTGTAATTGCCTGTGGACTTTGTATTCTGGAAACAGCAGCAAACCCCTACTCGACTGTATTAGGACCTCAGGAATCGAGCGCACAGAGGCTTAATTTATCTCAATCATTTAATGGTTTAGGTTGGGTATTAGGTCCATTAGTAGGCGGAGCTCTTATTTTCGGGGCTGATGAAAAAGATAATTTTGCACCTACTTTACCATATATTTTAGTTGGGTCAGTAGTTGTGGTTGTTGCAATACTTTTTCTACTAATAAAGTTACCTGATATACAAGAGAAAAGCGAAAAAGAAGTAAAGGAAGGTATGAGTACTCCTTTAACTCATCAGCGCTCAATATGGAGTCATCGTCATTTTGTACTTGCTGTACTTGCACAGTTTTTGTATTGTGCCGCTCAAACAGGAATTTTTGCTTTCTTTATTAATTATGTAATGGAGCTTGATTCTCATCTTACAAAACAAACGGCATCCCAGATGTTATCACTTGGAGGAATGGCATCTTTAATGATTGGTAGGTTATCTGGAAGTTTTATAATGAAATGGGCTGCACCTAACAAATTATTGGCATTGTATGCGTTAATCAATGCCATATGTATGGTATTAGTAATGATGTCGTTAAATGGAATATCGCTTGCTGCGCTTTATTGTTCTTTCTTTTTTATGTCAATTATGTTCCCAACAATTTTTGCTCTTGGATTAAGAGATATGGGAACTTTAACAAAAAAAGCATCTTCATTCATCGTGATGGGAGTGGCAGGAGGTGCCTTTAGCCCTATATTAATGGGATTTATTGGTGAGTCTAACATGGCTATCGGCTTTGTTGTTCCATTTATTAGTTTTATTTATATTCTTTTCTTTGCAATTAAAGGATATAAATTATAATGTAAATTCCTTCTATATTCTTATCTATTCGTGTATATAATTATGAATATCTCTAAAAACGATCCATTGAAAGATGGATTGTTTTTTTTGAATAACATTTAATGGCCATCAATTATTTGTTAAATTATCGTCAAATTAAAATTAATATATATACATTTGTGTTGGTTTTCTTACTATATTGATTATTAACTAAAAATAGAACAATGAGAAAAAGTAAAATGACGGCTCTAGCTATGATACTTAGCGGTAGCATCGTATTTAGTTCCTGTGTTGGTTCTTTTAGCCTATTTAATAAACTAGTTGCATGGAATCAAAAAGTAGACGATAAGTTTGTTAATGAGGTTGTATTTCTTGCTTTAAATATTGTGCCAGTATACGGTGTGTGCTATTTGGCAGATGCATTGGTAATTAACTCTATTGAATTCTGGACTGGTTCAAATCCAATGGCAAAAGTAGGTGATGTGAAGAAAGTAAAAGGAGCAAACGGAAATTATACAGTTGAAACATTGAAGAATGGTTATTCCATCGCAAAAGACGGCAAGAGTATGGAACTATTATTCGATAAAGAATCTCAAACATGGAGTGTTCTTTCTGATGGCGTAAGTTCTGACTTAATGAAAATGAAGAAAGATGGCACTGTTGATTTATACCTGCCAACCGGAGGTTCAATGAATATTACACTTGATGCACAGGGATTAACTGCAGCTCGTCAGGCAACGATGAGTAATGCATTCTTTGCAGCAAGATAAATAATCTTATTCAGATATTAGAAGATGGAATCGGCATGGCCCGATTCCATCTTTCTGTTTTATAACATTTTCTATTATTTCGTTTATTTACTTAATATTCATAACTTTGTTTGTTTCAGAATCCGTTTTAATTATAAAGCATATTTAATCACTCTATGAAAAATGCAAATAGGTTCTTCCTGTTTTTTATTGTTTCTCTTATTGTTGCTTGCAGTCATACTCCGTTAGGTCAGGCAGAAAAGACTGCTGTTGATTTTTCAAAAGCGATATATACTCTTAAGTTAGATGAAGCAAAAAAGTATTGCACTCCAAATGGCGCTAAGCTCATTGAATTTATTGCTTCAAATGTAAAAGAAGAAGATATTGATGTGCTGAAAGATGCAGGGGATGTTAAGATCTCTGTGATTGGAAGTACTGTAGATCCAGGTGATTCCACAGCAACAGTAAATCTGAAGATCTCAAATTATCTGCAAATTAACCTGATGGGTGGTAAGTCTACCATTGAAAAAGAAAAAGAAGAGAAAGTAGACTTAGTAAAAGTGGGTGATAAATGGTTGGTAGATCTGCACAAATAGCTGTTCTATTAGTTAATATCGGAGTGTGTTTGTTGACTTTAAGTTGCAGCCATGCTTCTTTTTTAGGTCCTGATGTCAGTTTGTTACATGATGGAGATATTATTCTTCGTAAAGGCAATGGAATAATCAGCGATTTTATTGTTGCTTCACTGAAAGATTCGCTACCCTATTCACATTGTGGTATTCTTGTTAAGGAGAATAAGGAGTGGAAGGTAATTCATTCTTTAGCGCGTGAACTGTCAGAGACCGACGGAGTTCAGGAGTGTTCATTAAATGATTTTCTGGCAGACAGTGATGATTCCTGCATAATGGTGATAAGATGTAAAAAGAACAAGGCAGATTCTATTATTGCCTGGTTTGCCAGATATTATCTTAAACAGAAAGTTCCGTTTGATTATCAGTTTTCCCTGGCAGACAGTTCAGCTTTTTTCTGCATTGAGCTCCCCTTACACATCTTAAAATATCGCTGCAACATTGCACTTTCAACAAAAGAAAAGCTCACTCCTTTTTCCATCTTTACTGATACCACTTATTTCAGAATTATTGCATGGGAACATTAGAATGGATAACCTACAGTCAAATGGAAGGCAAAATCTCTGCTAAAGTCTGGATTTATAATTGGATAACGATCCTTTCCTGA harbors:
- a CDS encoding DUF3332 domain-containing protein, which encodes MRKSKMTALAMILSGSIVFSSCVGSFSLFNKLVAWNQKVDDKFVNEVVFLALNIVPVYGVCYLADALVINSIEFWTGSNPMAKVGDVKKVKGANGNYTVETLKNGYSIAKDGKSMELLFDKESQTWSVLSDGVSSDLMKMKKDGTVDLYLPTGGSMNITLDAQGLTAARQATMSNAFFAAR
- a CDS encoding YiiX/YebB-like N1pC/P60 family cysteine hydrolase, whose protein sequence is MVGRSAQIAVLLVNIGVCLLTLSCSHASFLGPDVSLLHDGDIILRKGNGIISDFIVASLKDSLPYSHCGILVKENKEWKVIHSLARELSETDGVQECSLNDFLADSDDSCIMVIRCKKNKADSIIAWFARYYLKQKVPFDYQFSLADSSAFFCIELPLHILKYRCNIALSTKEKLTPFSIFTDTTYFRIIAWEH
- the fucP gene encoding L-fucose:H+ symporter permease, translating into MKNSKSIFSAPNGKSYLIPFILVTSLFLLWGFAHGLLDVLNKHFQGTFHMSKAESGLVQFSTYIAYFVMAIPAGLFMKKFGYKWGIILGLFLFALGAFSFIPAAFVHSAVPFLIALFVIACGLCILETAANPYSTVLGPQESSAQRLNLSQSFNGLGWVLGPLVGGALIFGADEKDNFAPTLPYILVGSVVVVVAILFLLIKLPDIQEKSEKEVKEGMSTPLTHQRSIWSHRHFVLAVLAQFLYCAAQTGIFAFFINYVMELDSHLTKQTASQMLSLGGMASLMIGRLSGSFIMKWAAPNKLLALYALINAICMVLVMMSLNGISLAALYCSFFFMSIMFPTIFALGLRDMGTLTKKASSFIVMGVAGGAFSPILMGFIGESNMAIGFVVPFISFIYILFFAIKGYKL